The Nonlabens sp. Hel1_33_55 genome contains the following window.
TAGTTTTATTCTTGCTCTCCATGTTCCTATGTTCACCTGTTACCGCTCAAAACAGTTCTGGATTGAGCCAAAAGAATGAAAGGTTACTAAATAAAGCGTTTAAGTCCTACAGCAACAAAAAATTCAAAAAGGCTTTGAATTTTATGGAAGATGCTATGCAGTCTGATGAGGTCCAGCAGTTATCAGGAGCATCGCTACTGCAAGCCAATATCTATTTTGCTCTAAAAGATCACGAAGAAGCAAAAAATTACTATTTGAAGGCCATCCAAACGGCCAAACCTAGCGAATACTCCAACGAAGTCGCACAGATTGGACTCGCCCGTAGCATGGCGAAAATCAATAAAGAAAAGGAGTCTGAAAAAATCAAAAGAGAGAAAGACTCTATAGCTAGTTCTTCTAATCCCAATGATAAAACGTCCAAAGAAATCGCTCCATTTGCTCTTATTGAACAGGTTCCAATTTACCCAGGTTGTGAAATGGAGAAATCCAATAAAGCCCACAAAAACTGTATGCAGCAAAAAATTACCGCTCATGTGGCTGATAATTTTAAAACTGGTATATCAGGCTCTATTGGCATAAAAGGAAAAATTTATATTAATGTTCAGTTCAAAATCAGTAAAGATGGCGAGGTCACTGACATTTATGCAAATGCCCTAAATCCTTTATTAGAGGAAGAAGCCATACGCGTTATAGAACGTTTACCAGAAATGCAACCGGGTACCCAGCAAGGAAAGCCTGTAGGAGTAATTTATGGGTTACCTATTATTTTTGAGGTTAATTGAATAAGACACCCTTTATTTACAAGTTTTACCGCTTAGAGCAGGTGAAAATTTCGAAGAAATTTATGCGTGATTTGCAATTAAAATCTACATTTACATCTGGTTTATCTTATTGAACCTAAAGTAATTATGAAAGGTTTTTTTACCTTTGGCTTACTGCTCTTTACAGTATTACCTGCTATTGCTCAAGAAATTGAGACACCCAATAATAAGACCGCCGATTCACTTTTTGTGGTTCAGCATGAAGCCTATGCTCATCACAGTTTTGAAACCGCCAGAGAATTGCTTAAAACAGCATTGCTCAATAAGCGAATGGCTAGAAGCTACGAGCCACATTATGAATTAGGTGATGCAGAATTTGCTCTAGAAAACTTTGAAGCTGCTGCAAAAGCTTACGCTAAAGCAATACAGCTAGCTGAAAATCAGGTTAAAACAATCAATGGTCCCAAGCAAGGTCTGGAACGTAGTCTCGCACGCATAGAATATATCAAAGAAGAAAAGGAACGCGAGTCACAAATAGATACGGCGCTACTCAAAGGACTAAAGAAAGATGTTCCATATTCTAATGAAGCAGAAGAATTGACCCAATTCCCGATATATGAAGGTTGCGAAATAGGATCTTACGTCGACATGAAACGATGTATGAATCAAGCCCTGGCTTTATTTATAGTGAGAAATTTTAAATCAAACCTCGCAAATAGGGTCAATCTGTATGGTCGTCTGCCTATAGAAGTTAATTTCACAGTAGATCCAACTGGTGCTTTGACCAATGTCAAGGCAAAATCATTGAATCCGCAGTTGGAACATGAAGCGTTACTTTTAATTAGTCTAGTGCCGCAAATGAAACCAGGATTGGTAGGTGATAAAACGGTGAGCGTTAATTATCTACAGCGCATCCTATTTGTCATCGAGTAAAGTCAGGACAACTTATATTCTGGATAGGTTTGTTCCAGGTAATACTGCGCGTGTTTAGGAATTTCAATGGTCATGATGTAGAGAAATAAGTACATGCTGCAGACCAATATGCTAATAACGATAAGCCAGAACATACTCACAGAAGAGATTCCTGCGGTCCCATTCAAAATGTTGAACACATGAAGCGGAATGAGGGCAATGCCACCCATCGCACCTTGATTGAACAGCATGTCTTGAAACATCCAGCGTTTTTCTTCCTTCTTCCTTTTTAATTTTTTTCTCATTATCATCAAAGCCAAAATATACACAGCCATTACAGAAACTATAGATCCCAGAAACAGGCTTTCAGAAAAAGAAACAATCTTAAGTAGATAAGCAAACAATCCAATTACAGTCAAGAACCCGATGATTCTTGGCACCTGCATATATTGCAGAAAGTGCGACCACACGATCTTCATGTACTTCTTACTCAATGCTTTTTGCCGTTCCTCAACAACATCCATAAAACCAAAAACGCCGAACTTCTTAAACTCACGATCCCGCGCCTGCTCAAAAGAAAGGTTGGGATGATCGCTCCATTGCTGTTCAATACCATGCGCCATATGATCTACAAGCTCTGTCTGTAGGTCATAATGTTCTACAAAATGTTGTCTTGTAAACTTGTAAAGTGATTCTATTTGTTGGTCATCAAGTTGGGTCATTAGTAACTCCATTTAGGATTGAACAATTGTTCCATAGTGGTCATATATTCTCGCAGCGCCTCCAGTTGACTCACACGTTCCTGTTCGCCAGCTTCCGTAATTTTATAGTATTTACGTATACGATTATCTACTTTTTCAGCTTCAACGGTTAGGAAATTCTGAGCCTCAAGTTTATGCAGTATAGGATACAATGCGCCTTCCTTTATCTCCAACGAGCCATTGGTTTTCTCTTTGACTTTCTGAGTGATTTCATATCCATACATCCGACCTTCGGTGTCCAAAAGCTGGAGAACAATCGCTGTAAGATTGCCACGATAAAGAGATGTATTTGACATACCTATGTAACTTAGGTATAAAACTAAGAATTATTTTGAAATATGCAATTGGTGAGAATAATTATCTCGCTTTCGCGAAAGCGTAACTC
Protein-coding sequences here:
- a CDS encoding energy transducer TonB; amino-acid sequence: MQKFLVLFLLSMFLCSPVTAQNSSGLSQKNERLLNKAFKSYSNKKFKKALNFMEDAMQSDEVQQLSGASLLQANIYFALKDHEEAKNYYLKAIQTAKPSEYSNEVAQIGLARSMAKINKEKESEKIKREKDSIASSSNPNDKTSKEIAPFALIEQVPIYPGCEMEKSNKAHKNCMQQKITAHVADNFKTGISGSIGIKGKIYINVQFKISKDGEVTDIYANALNPLLEEEAIRVIERLPEMQPGTQQGKPVGVIYGLPIIFEVN
- a CDS encoding PadR family transcriptional regulator; this encodes MSNTSLYRGNLTAIVLQLLDTEGRMYGYEITQKVKEKTNGSLEIKEGALYPILHKLEAQNFLTVEAEKVDNRIRKYYKITEAGEQERVSQLEALREYMTTMEQLFNPKWSY